TCGAGCAGAAGGCGCTCGCCACGATCCAGGCCGGAGGGTTCTAGCCACGGGCCGCGCCGCTCTCCTGTCCTCTCCCGCCGTCCGCCTCGCGGCGGCCCGGCCACGCCGCCCGAGACGGCTCGGCGATCCGGCGTTTCGCGCCCTCTCGCTCGCCTTCGCGCTCTCGGTCATCGCCATCGCCGGCACCATCGCCGTCGTGCTGCTGCGCCGCTCGGCGCTGGCGCGGGCGGCCTTCGGGCTGGGCTTCCTCTGGACGTCGACGTGGGACCCGGTCGCGCTCCGCTTCGGGGCCCTCCCCTTCATCTACGGGACGCTCGCCACCACCGCGATCGCGATCACGATCGCGCTCCCGCTCGGCCTCGGCGCCGCGGTCTGCCTCGCCGAGCTCATGCCCCGGCGGCTCGCCGACCCGCTCACCTTCCTGATCGAGCTGCTGGTCGCCGTGCCGAGCGTCATCTACGGCCTGGTCGGCGTATTCGTCCTCGTGCCGGCGATCCGTAGCGTCGAGCAGGCCGTCGCGCCCGTGCTCGGGTCCATCCCGCTCTTCGCGGGACCCGCCTACGGCGTGGGGCTCCTCGCGGCCGGCATCCTCCTCGCAGTCATGATCGTCCCGTTCATCGTCAGCGTGTCGCGCGAGGTCCTCCTCGCGGTGCCGCAGACGCAGCGCGACGCAGCCCTGGCGCTCGGGGCCACGCGCTGGGAGACGGTGCGCGACGTGGTCGTCCCCTACGCGCGCTCGGGCATCCTGGGCTCGGTCTTCCTTGCCCTGGCGCGCGCGCTCGGCGAGACCATGGCGGTGACCATGGTGATCGGCAACCGTCCCGAGCTCGCCGCCTCGCTCTTCGCGCCCGCCTACACGATGGCCGCCGTGCTCGCCAACGAGTTCACCGAGGCGACGGACGACGTCTACCTGGCCGCGCTGGTCGAGATCGGGCTCGTGCTGTTCGCGATCACGCTCGCGGTGAATGCGATCGCGCGGCTCCTGATCGCCACTGTCCGGCCGGCGCCCGGCGCCGCGCGCCCATGAACGCGACCTACCGGCACCGCCGCCGCATCGAGCGGCTCATGTTCGGGGCGACGGCAGGCGCGACCGTGGCGACACTCGGTGTGCTGGTCTTCCTGCTCGGCTACATCGCCTGGCAGGGCATGAGCTCGCTCTCGTGGAGCTTCTTCACCGCGCTCCCGGCGCCCGTCGGCGAGGCGGGCGGTGGCATGGCGAACGCCATCGTGGGGAGCGCGAAGCTCCTCCTCACGGCGGCCATGGTCGGCATTCCCGTCGGCTTCCTCGGCGGCGTCTACCTCGCCGAGTACGGCCGCGGATCGCTCGCCAGCTGGGTCGGCTACGCGGCGGACGTGCTGAACGGCGTCCCCTCGATCGTGATCGGCATCACGGTCTACGCGCTCGTCGTCATCCCCATCGGCCACTTCTCGACCCTGGCGGGCGGGGTGGCGCTCGGCGTGATGATGGTCCCCGTCGCGCTGCGCTCGACCGAGGAGTTCCTGCGCCTCGTCCCCGACTCGCTGCGCGAGGCGGCGCTCGCGCTCGGCGCCCCGCGCTGGGTGACGATCGTGCGCGTCGTCATCCCCGCCGCCGGGCGCGGCATCACGACCGGCCTCCTCCTCTCGCTCGCGCGTGTCGCGGGCGAGACCGCACCGCTCCTCTTCACGGCGCTCAACAACCGCTTCTGGAGCCCGGGCTGGCTCCAGCCGACGGCGTCGCTCCCGGTCATGATCTTCACCTACGCGATCGCGCCCTACGAGGACTGGCACCGCCAGGCCTGGGCGGCGGGCCTCGTGCTCCTGGCCCTCGTGTTGGGGACCAATGTCCTCGCCCGCTTCCTCCTGCGCAGCGGAGCGGTGCGGAGCGCCTAGTGCTCGACCCCGGACTCACGCGCATCCATCCCCCGGCGGCGGCCACCGACGCGCCGATCAAGATCGCCGTGCGCGATTTGGTCGTCCACTACGGCGGCACCTGCGCCCTGGAGGCCGTGTCGCTCGACATCCCGGCGCACCGCGTGACGGCGCTGATCGGTCCGTCGGGCTGCGGCAAGTCGACGTTCCTCCGCTGTCTCAACCGCATGAACGACCACATCCCGGGCGCGCGCGTCACCGGCCAGGTGACCATCGACGGCGACCCGATCTACGGGTCTGAGGTCGATCCCGTCGTGCTTCGCCGCCGCGTCGGGATGGTCTTCCAGAAGTCCAACCCCTTCCCCAAGTCCGTCTTCGACAACGTCGCCTTCGGGCCTCGCGTGCACGGCGAGCGCGACTCCCTGTGTCTGCGCGAGATCGTCGAGCGCACACTCCGCCAGGCTGCGCTCTGGGACGAGGTGAAGGACCGGCTCGACCGCTCCGCCCTCGAGCTCTCGGGCGGGCAGCAGCAGCGACTCTGCATCGCGCGCGCGCTCGCGGTCGAGCCCGAGGTGGTGCTCATGGACGAGCCGGCCTCGGCCCTGGACCCGATCGCGACCGCCAAGATCGAAGAGCTGATCCACGAGTTGAAAAACGCCTACACGATCGTCATCGTGACCCACAACATGCAGCAGGCCGCCCGCGTCTCGGACCTGACCGCCTATTTCTACCTGGGCCGGCTGGTCGAGTTCGGGCCGACCGAGCGCCTGTTCACCAACCCCGTGCGGCCGGAGACCGAGGACTACATCACGGGACGGTTCGGCTGATGCCGCTCCATACCGACCGGGCCTTCGAGGAGCAGCTCGGCCAGCTCCGTACCGCCGTCCTCGAGATGGGCGGGCTCGTGGAGGAGCAGATCGGGCAGGCGGTGCGCGCGCTCACCCAGCGCGACGAAGCGCTCGCCCACGCCACCATCGAGCGCGACCACACCGTGAACCGCTTCGACGTCGAGATCGACGACCTCTCGCTCAAGCTGCTGGCGCTCCGCCAGCCCGCGGCGCGCGACCTCCGCCTCATCACCACCACGCTCAAGATCACGACCGACCTGGAGCGCATCGGCGACATGGCGACCCACATCGCCGAGCGCGCGATCGAGCTCGCCGCCGAGGTGCCGATCAAGCCCTACATCGACATCCCGCGGATGGCCGACGTGGCGCGCGACATGCTCCGGCGGAGCCTCGACGCCTTCGTGCGCGAGGACACCGAGCTGGCGCTGAGCGTGTGCCTCGCAGACGACACGATCGACCAGCTCCACGAGCAGCTCTTCCGGGAGCTGCTGTCCTACATGGTCGAGAACCCGGCCACGGTCAGCCGCGCCATGCGGCTCCTCTTCGTCTCCAAGTACCTCGAGCGGGTGGGCGACCACGCCACCAACATCGCCGAGATGGTGATCTTCATGGTGAAGGGGCGCTCGATCCGGCACATGGACAAGCTGCCGCGCGAACTCTGAGATGCCGCGCGCGACCGTGATCTTCGCGTGCGTCGAGAACGCCGGCCGCTCGCAGATGGCGGCCGCGCTCTTCAACGCGCTCGCCGACCCCGCGGCGGCACGCGCGGTCTCGGCCGGGACCGAGCCCGCGGAGCGGGTGCACCCGGCGGTCGAGCAGGTCATGCGGGAGCTGGGCATCGAGCTCGGCGATGCGCGGCCGCGGCACCTGACCGGCGATCTGGTCGCGCGCGCCGACGTGCTCATCACCATGGGCTGCGGCGAGGCGTGCCCGGTCGTCCCCGGGGTGCCCCACGAGGACTGGCCGCTCCCCGACCCCAAGGATGAACCCGTCGAGCGCGTGCGGGAGATCCGCGATCAGATTCGCGTGCGGGTCGAGGCACTGATCGCGCGCTCGGGCTGGTAACTCCCTCACATCGCCCTCACGCCCACGGCGCCGCACCGAACGGGTCCCGCAGCAGGCGGCGCGCGACCACCATGCGGTGTACCTCGTCCGGTCCGTCGTAGATGCGCGCGTAGCGTGCCTCGCGGTACATGAACTCGAGCGGCGTGTCGGCCGTGACCCCGAGCGCGCCGTGCACCTGGATGGCGCGGTCGATCACGTCGTGGAGCATGCGTGCGCCCCAGAACTTGATGAGCGCGATCTCGACGCGCGCCTCGCTGCCCCCGTCCATGGCGCGTGCAGCGTCCAGCGTCATCAGGCGCGCCGCCTGGATCTCGGCCGCCGACTCGGCGACGTAGCGCTGGATCTCACCCTTCTCCGAGAGGAGCGAGCCGTGCGCGAAGCGCGTGGTCGCGCGCGCGCACATGAGCTCGAAGGCGCGCTCGGCCTGGCCGAGCCAGCGCATGCAGTGGAAGATGCGCCCCGGGCCGAGCCGCTTCTGCGCGACCACGAAGCCGTGGCCGCGGCCCCCGAGCAGGTGATCGCGCGGCACGCGCACGTCGGAGAGCCGGATCTCGCAGTGCGCGCCGCCGGTGTGGCCCATGGTGGGGACCACGCGCACGATCTCGTAGCCCGGGGTGTCCGTCGGGACGATGACCGCCGAGAAGCGCTCGTGCGGCGGCGCCTCGGGCTCGGTGATGGCGAAGATGGTGGTGAAGGCCGCGCGGTTGGCGCCGCTCGTGAACCACTTGTGAGCGTTCACCACCCAGTGGTCGCCCTCGAGCCGCGCCGTCGACTGCATGAGGGTGGGGTCGGAGCCCGCCACCTCGGGCTCGGTCAAGCCGACCGAGGGATAGATGTCGCCCGCTACCAACGGCTCGAGCCAGCGCCGCTTCTGCTCCGCGGTACCGTAGAGGTGGAGCATGATCGAGTCCTGCATCGAGAGCGAGCCGACGGCGACCTGCCCCCAGTGCGAGCGGCCGATCACCTCGTTCAGGTAGACGAACGGCATGAACGGCACGCCCCCGCCGCCGATCTCCTTCGGATGGCCGAGCGCCCACAGGCCCTCGGCTTTGGCCCGCGCCTTGAGGCGCCGCGTGGTCTCGGCCGCGGCCTCGTCGTCGCGCGCGAGCACGGGCTCGGCCGGGATGACCTCCTCGTCGATGAAGCGGCGCATGCGCTCGCGCAGCGCGCGGACCTCCGGGGTGAGGCCGTACGTCGACATGGGCGATTCTCCTTCTACCGCGCGACCTCGGCTGCCGGCCGCGCCGGCGCCGCGGCGGGCCAGAGCACCCGCACCGTGGTGCCGCGGCCGACGGCGCTGGTGATGCCGAGCTCGCCGCCATGGGCCTGGACGATGTGCTTCACGATCGCGAGCCCGAGCCCCGTGCCGCCGAGGGCGCGCGAGCGTCCCTTGTCGACGCGGAAGAAGCGCTCGGTCAGCCGCGGCAGGTCCCGCGCGGGGATGCCGACGCCCGTGTCCTCGACGGCGATCTCGACCATGCCGTCGTGCTCGGCGCCGCTGGCGGCGGCCCGCACGAACACGCGGCCGCCCCCCGGCGTGTACTTGATCGCGTTGTCGACCAGGTTGATGAGCACCTGCCGGAAGCGATCCGCGTCAGCCTCGAGCGCGGGGCTGGCCGGGTCGACCTGCGCGCCGAGCTCGACGCCACCCCGCGCCGCCGTGTCGGAGAGGATCTGGAGCGCGTCCTCCACCGCGGGCGCAACGGCGACCGTGCCGAGGCGGAGCGGGCTGCGCCCCAGCTCCAGGTCGGAGAGGGTGAGCAGGTCGTCGATCAGCCGCCCGAGGCGCTCCGAGTGCCGGTCGATGACCGAGAGAAAACGCCGCCGCGCCTCGCGGTCGTCGCCCGCGGGGCCGAGGAGGGTCTCCGCGTAGCCCTTGATGGCCGTGACCGGCGTGCGCAGCTCGTGCGACACGTTGGCGACGAAGTCGCGGCGCACGACCTCCAGGCGGCGCAGCTCGGTGACGTCGTGCAGCACGAGCACGTAGCCGAAGGGCTGGCCGTCGGGGCCGCACAGCCGAGCCCCGTTCACCTGGAGGGTCGTGCGCTCGGCGCCCTCGAGCATCAGGTCGCGCGAGAGGACCGTCTCGCCCCCGGCGAGCCCGCGCAGCATCTCGCTCACCTGCGGCTGGCGCGCGACCTCGACGAGCGACCGCCCGGCGCCGTCGAGGCCCGCGGGCAGGCCGAGCAGCTCGCGCGCACGCTCGTTCATGAGCGCCACCCGGCCGACCAGGTCGGTGACCAGCACGCCCTCCACCATGCCGCGCAGGATCGCCTCCAGCCGCTCGCGCTCGACGCGCAGCGCCGCGATGGTGGCCGCCACCTCGCGCGCCATCTCGGCGAGCTGCGCCTCGAGGACGCCCAGGTCGTCGCGCCGCTCGGGCGCCAGGTAGGGCGCGGGGGCGCCGCCCGCGACGGCGCGCGCGAACGCGACCAGCCGCTGGATGCGGCGCAGCACGCGGCGCGAGAGGACGAGCGAGGTCGCGAGGCCGAGGAGCATCGCCGCGAGGAGCCCGATGACGAGGAGCCGGCGGAGATGCGCCACATTCTCCGCCACCGCCGTCAAGGGCAGCGCCGTGCGCACGACGCGCACCGCGTCGGCGCGCGTCTGCAGCCAGGCGGTGTAGAGAAGCAGCGCGCCGACCGTGGCGCTGTGGCGGACGGCCTGGCCGCGGCCCATGGTGAGGGCGTCCTTGACCTCGGGCCGATCGGCGTGGTTCTCGAGCGACTCCGAGGAGCGCGTCGACTCGCCGAGCACGCGGCCGTCCGCCGCGATCACGGTGAGGCGGACGCCGAGGTCGGCGGCGAGCTGCGCGCAGGCCACGTCGAGCGGCGCGCCGGCCGTCCACGGCAGCGCCTCCCCCGCGACGCGCGCCTCGGCCAGGAGGCGCTCGCCGAGCGTCTCGATCTGGTGCCGCTCGACCGTGAGCGCGACGTAGGGGATCGCCGTCGCGAGCGCGGCGCCGAGCGCCGCGAGCGTCGGCAGGACGAACTGGAGGACGAGCCTACGGCTCGAGCGCGTCGGGGTTGAACTTGTAGCCGACGCCGCGGACGGTGAGGATGAGCTCGGGGTTGGCGTCATCGCGCTCGATGCGTCTCCGCAGCCGGCGGACGTGGACGTCCACGGTGCGCGGCTCGACGTGCGTGTCGGGGCCCCATACGAGGTCCAGGAGCTGGAGCCGATCGTACACCCGATTGGGGTGGCGGACGAAGAACTTGAGGAGCTCGAACTCCCGCAGGGAGAGGCCGAGGCGCTCCCCATCGATGAACCCCTCGTAGGTGTCGAAGTCGAGCCGCAGGCGGCCCCGCTCGAAGATCTCGTGCGGGGCCGGGGTGTCCTCGCCGTGCGTGCGCCGGAGCACGGCCCGCACCCGCGCCACCAGCTCGCGCGGGCTGAACGGCTTGGTCACGTAGTCGTCGGCTCCGAACTCGAGGCCGAGGACCCGGTCCACCTCCGCCGCCTTGGCGGTGAGCATGATGACCGGGAGGGCGCGCGTCCCCTCGGCGGCCCGCAGGCGCCGGCAGACCTCGAGCCCGTCCATCGCCGGCAGCATCAGGTCGAGCACTACGAGCGCGGGCCGCTCGGCCACCACCACGGTCAGGGCGCTCTCGCCCGACTCCGCCTCACGGACGGCATAGCCTTCCTGCTCGAGGTGGAAGCGGACGAGCTCGCGGATGTCCTTCTCGTCCTCGACCACGAGGATCGTGCGCTTGACGCCCACGGAAACCGCCCTCAGGCTACTGGCTCATTATGACACGCCGGTGACGGGACGGTGAACTCTCGCCGGGCCCGGGCCCGGGCCCACCGGGCCCGCGCCTTGACTGCGGGCCACCGCTCGGCAAAGAGGGGCCCATGGTGCGTCGGGGTGGGGACGCGGACGCCTCCGGCGAGGGCACCTCCTGGCTCGTGCTCCGGCACGTGCAGGCCGAGGGGCTCGGCCTCCTCGTCAACGTGCTGCGCGACCGGGGCATCCACCATCGCTACCTCGACCTGCCGCGCGGCGAGGCGCCGCCGCGCGACCTCACCAACGTGGGCGGGCTCATCGTGCTGGGCGGGCCCATGTCGGTCTACGAGGCGGAGCGGCACACGTTCCTCCGGACCGAGAGCGGGCTCGTGGAGCGCGCGTTCACCGCGGGCCGCCCGGTGCTCGGCATCTGCCTCGGCGCACAGCTCATCGCGAGCGTGCTCGGAGCGCGGGTCTACGCTGGCGAGCGGCGCGAGGTCGGCTGGGCGCCGATCACGCTCACCCCCGAGGGGCGCGACGATCCCGTCTTCGGCGTCCTCGAGCCCGAGCTCACCGTCTTCCACCTGCACGGCGACACCTACGAGCTGCCGCCCGACGCGCGCAACCTGGCGCGCTCGGCGCTCTACGAGCAGCAGGCCTTCCGCTGGGGCGACGTCGTCTACGGGCTCCAGTTCCACCTCGAGTTCACCGAGACGATGATCCAGCGCCTGGCGACCGAGGCCGAGTCCCGCGCCTACGTCACCGGCGCCGGGGTCGATCCGAAGGCGCTCGTGCGCGACGCCGCGCAGCACGTGCGCCGCCTCGGGCCGGTGGTGGAGAAGGTGTTCGCCGAGTTCTTCGCTCAGTGCGGGCTCTGAGCGAGCAGCGCGGCGATCGGGTGTCCGGCGCGCGCGGGCGGCACCGCGCGACCGTCGAGCAGCCGGGGCACGCGCAGCCCGAGGAGCGCGGCGATGGTCGGCGCGACGTCCACCGAGCCGGGCGACGGCGTGCCGCGTGGCGCGGCGCGGAGCCCCGCCCAGCCGCCCGTCACGACGAGCGGCACGGCGAGGTCCTCGGGCCCGCCGTGGTTGCCGAGGAGCCCCGCCTCGACCGGGTCGAACGGGTCGACGAACTGGTGACCGGGTGCGGCCACGAGGAGGAGCTCGCCCGTGCGCGGATGGTCGAGATGCCAGTCGGGATGGACCGCGCCGAGCGTCGGCACGTCCGGCACGGGCAGGCGGGCCAGCACCTCCGCGACACCCGGCGCCGCGCGCGCGAGCGCGGCGACGCGGGCGAGCGGCTCCGCCGCATCGCCCGCGGCGGCGGCGCCGGCCGCCACGCGCTCGGCATAGACGTGCTCCACGCCGCCGTCGGCGACGACCGTGACCCCGCGGACCATCTCCCGCCGGAGCACGGGCTCGAGCGAGATCACGGGGTGCGGCCGCTCCGGCGTCGGGCCGACGGCACTCATGCCGTGGTCGGCGGTCACGATGACGACCGAGCGGTCCCAGCGCCCGCGGGCGTGGAGATCGTCGAGCAGGCGGCCGACGGCAGCGTCGGCGCCGGCCACGGCGCGTACGTACTCCGGCCCGTCGGGACCGCGCGCGTGCCCCGTCCGGTCGACGTCCGAGAGGTTCAGCACCGCGAGGTCGGGCTCGGCAGCGGCCGCGAGCGCGAGGACCGCCCCCATGGTCTCGGCGTCTGGGGCATAGCCGCTCGCGGGATCGCGGCGGGCGGGTGGAAGCCGCTCCGGTGACCAGAGCATGTCGGGCGCCCGCTGGCGCGCGGGCACGCCCGCGAACAGGCGCGCGAGCTTGGGCTTGCCCAGGGCGGCCATGGTCGCGAGCGACGGCTGGTCCGTCTCGGCGACCGTGAAGAGGGTCTCCACCTTGATCAGCGCCGCGTTGTCGAGCTTCTCCGGCGGCGCGCCGGGGGCGCGGCTCCTGTAGGCGTTCCCCGTGATGCCGTGCGCGTCGGGGTAGGCGCCGGTCAGCAGCGTCACGTGGTTCGGGTTCGTGCGCGCCGGCATGACCGCGTGCGCGTCCGGAAAGAGGGAGCTGTGCGCGGGCTCGTGCGCCACCGCCTCGAAGAGCCGCGGCATGTGCGCCGCGTCCGCGACGCGGGCGGCGAGCCCGTCCACGATCACGAGGTAGACGTGCGGGCGCGGCGGCGCGTCCGCCGCGGCGCGCAGCGAGCAGGCGAGGAGCCACGCGAGGGCCAGGAGGGCGCGCATCCCGGGGCGTGTAGACCCCTCGCGAGCGAAAAGCTAGAAGCCTCGCGTGACGACGAGCGCGCGCTTGACGATCCTTTCCGGCGACGGCCCGCTCGTTCTGGTCGCGCCGCACGGGGGTCGCCGGGACGCGAAGCGCCGGCCGTGGGCCGGCGGGCACCTCCGCGTGAACGACCTGCACACGGCGTCGCTCACCGCCGAGCTGGCGACGCTCACGGGCGCGGCCGCGCTCATCAACACGGAGCACGATCGCAACGACGTCGATCTGAACCGGGTGAGCGAGGCGCACGAGCGCGTGCCGTGGTTCCTCGAGCGTCTCGCCGGGCTGCTCGACACGGCTCTCCGCCGCCACGGGCGTGCGACGCTCCTCGCCCTGCACGGCTGGAACGTGGTGGAGCCGGTCGTCGACCTGGGCCTCGGCTGCGCGCCCGGCGAGGACCCGTTCGCCGCCGGCCGCGCCGCGGCCGTGAGCCCGGCCTTCGCGGCGAGCGCTCTCCCGCGCCTCGTGGCGGCGTGCCGCGCGCGCGGCATCACCGCCACGGTCGGCGCGCGCTACCCGGCGCGCCACCGCGAGAACCTGGTCCAGCTCTTCACGCGGCGCTACGCCGAGGACGGCCGCCCGCTGGTGCGCGCGCTCGCGGCCCTGGCGCCGTTCGTCGACGCCGTGCAGCTAGAGCTGGGCATCCCGCTGCGCTGGCCGGGACAATGGCGCGCGCGCCTGGTCGCGGCGTGCGCCGACGCGCTGCCGGCGCTCCTCGGCGCCCCGCGGCCGGCGACCGAACCGCCCAGCGGTGCCGCCGCTGCCCCGCCCGCGGCGCCCCTCCCGCGCCGGCTCGAGTTCGCCGGCGCGGCGCTCTCGGGCCTGGTCGGGCTGGACGCGGCCGGCACCGGGCGGCTCCTCCTCTTCCCCGCAGGCGGCGACCTCGTCCTCTTCACCGGCGAGCGCCTCGGGCGCACGGCGGGAGGGCTCCGCGTGGAGCCGTCGGCGAGCGGCGGCCTCGCCCTCCGCTGCGACGGCCCCCTCCTCCGCTTCCCGGACACGACGCCGTTCCTCGATCTGGAGACCGGCCTCGCGCGTGCCCGTCTCGTCGACGGCGAGATCGATCTCCGCTTCGCGCCCCGGCACGCGCACGACGGCACGGCCGAGTTCGGCACGATCACGGGGAGCGTCGCGCTGGACGGCGTGCTGGAGCCCGTCACGGCGCGCGGCTTCGTCGAGGACGGCACGCCGGCGGG
The sequence above is a segment of the Deltaproteobacteria bacterium genome. Coding sequences within it:
- the pstC gene encoding phosphate ABC transporter permease subunit PstC, which translates into the protein MSSPAVRLAAARPRRPRRLGDPAFRALSLAFALSVIAIAGTIAVVLLRRSALARAAFGLGFLWTSTWDPVALRFGALPFIYGTLATTAIAITIALPLGLGAAVCLAELMPRRLADPLTFLIELLVAVPSVIYGLVGVFVLVPAIRSVEQAVAPVLGSIPLFAGPAYGVGLLAAGILLAVMIVPFIVSVSREVLLAVPQTQRDAALALGATRWETVRDVVVPYARSGILGSVFLALARALGETMAVTMVIGNRPELAASLFAPAYTMAAVLANEFTEATDDVYLAALVEIGLVLFAITLAVNAIARLLIATVRPAPGAARP
- the pstA gene encoding phosphate ABC transporter permease PstA; translation: MNATYRHRRRIERLMFGATAGATVATLGVLVFLLGYIAWQGMSSLSWSFFTALPAPVGEAGGGMANAIVGSAKLLLTAAMVGIPVGFLGGVYLAEYGRGSLASWVGYAADVLNGVPSIVIGITVYALVVIPIGHFSTLAGGVALGVMMVPVALRSTEEFLRLVPDSLREAALALGAPRWVTIVRVVIPAAGRGITTGLLLSLARVAGETAPLLFTALNNRFWSPGWLQPTASLPVMIFTYAIAPYEDWHRQAWAAGLVLLALVLGTNVLARFLLRSGAVRSA
- a CDS encoding phosphate ABC transporter ATP-binding protein; the encoded protein is MHPPAAATDAPIKIAVRDLVVHYGGTCALEAVSLDIPAHRVTALIGPSGCGKSTFLRCLNRMNDHIPGARVTGQVTIDGDPIYGSEVDPVVLRRRVGMVFQKSNPFPKSVFDNVAFGPRVHGERDSLCLREIVERTLRQAALWDEVKDRLDRSALELSGGQQQRLCIARALAVEPEVVLMDEPASALDPIATAKIEELIHELKNAYTIVIVTHNMQQAARVSDLTAYFYLGRLVEFGPTERLFTNPVRPETEDYITGRFG
- the phoU gene encoding phosphate signaling complex protein PhoU, with the translated sequence MPLHTDRAFEEQLGQLRTAVLEMGGLVEEQIGQAVRALTQRDEALAHATIERDHTVNRFDVEIDDLSLKLLALRQPAARDLRLITTTLKITTDLERIGDMATHIAERAIELAAEVPIKPYIDIPRMADVARDMLRRSLDAFVREDTELALSVCLADDTIDQLHEQLFRELLSYMVENPATVSRAMRLLFVSKYLERVGDHATNIAEMVIFMVKGRSIRHMDKLPREL
- a CDS encoding arsenate reductase ArsC, whose product is MPRATVIFACVENAGRSQMAAALFNALADPAAARAVSAGTEPAERVHPAVEQVMRELGIELGDARPRHLTGDLVARADVLITMGCGEACPVVPGVPHEDWPLPDPKDEPVERVREIRDQIRVRVEALIARSGW
- a CDS encoding acyl-CoA dehydrogenase encodes the protein MSTYGLTPEVRALRERMRRFIDEEVIPAEPVLARDDEAAAETTRRLKARAKAEGLWALGHPKEIGGGGVPFMPFVYLNEVIGRSHWGQVAVGSLSMQDSIMLHLYGTAEQKRRWLEPLVAGDIYPSVGLTEPEVAGSDPTLMQSTARLEGDHWVVNAHKWFTSGANRAAFTTIFAITEPEAPPHERFSAVIVPTDTPGYEIVRVVPTMGHTGGAHCEIRLSDVRVPRDHLLGGRGHGFVVAQKRLGPGRIFHCMRWLGQAERAFELMCARATTRFAHGSLLSEKGEIQRYVAESAAEIQAARLMTLDAARAMDGGSEARVEIALIKFWGARMLHDVIDRAIQVHGALGVTADTPLEFMYREARYARIYDGPDEVHRMVVARRLLRDPFGAAPWA
- a CDS encoding PAS domain-containing protein — translated: MTPTPSSSSPSAASATSSTPTRSSRRLVLQFVLPTLAALGAALATAIPYVALTVERHQIETLGERLLAEARVAGEALPWTAGAPLDVACAQLAADLGVRLTVIAADGRVLGESTRSSESLENHADRPEVKDALTMGRGQAVRHSATVGALLLYTAWLQTRADAVRVVRTALPLTAVAENVAHLRRLLVIGLLAAMLLGLATSLVLSRRVLRRIQRLVAFARAVAGGAPAPYLAPERRDDLGVLEAQLAEMAREVAATIAALRVERERLEAILRGMVEGVLVTDLVGRVALMNERARELLGLPAGLDGAGRSLVEVARQPQVSEMLRGLAGGETVLSRDLMLEGAERTTLQVNGARLCGPDGQPFGYVLVLHDVTELRRLEVVRRDFVANVSHELRTPVTAIKGYAETLLGPAGDDREARRRFLSVIDRHSERLGRLIDDLLTLSDLELGRSPLRLGTVAVAPAVEDALQILSDTAARGGVELGAQVDPASPALEADADRFRQVLINLVDNAIKYTPGGGRVFVRAAASGAEHDGMVEIAVEDTGVGIPARDLPRLTERFFRVDKGRSRALGGTGLGLAIVKHIVQAHGGELGITSAVGRGTTVRVLWPAAAPARPAAEVAR
- a CDS encoding response regulator transcription factor, which codes for MGVKRTILVVEDEKDIRELVRFHLEQEGYAVREAESGESALTVVVAERPALVVLDLMLPAMDGLEVCRRLRAAEGTRALPVIMLTAKAAEVDRVLGLEFGADDYVTKPFSPRELVARVRAVLRRTHGEDTPAPHEIFERGRLRLDFDTYEGFIDGERLGLSLREFELLKFFVRHPNRVYDRLQLLDLVWGPDTHVEPRTVDVHVRRLRRRIERDDANPELILTVRGVGYKFNPDALEP
- a CDS encoding amidotransferase codes for the protein MVRRGGDADASGEGTSWLVLRHVQAEGLGLLVNVLRDRGIHHRYLDLPRGEAPPRDLTNVGGLIVLGGPMSVYEAERHTFLRTESGLVERAFTAGRPVLGICLGAQLIASVLGARVYAGERREVGWAPITLTPEGRDDPVFGVLEPELTVFHLHGDTYELPPDARNLARSALYEQQAFRWGDVVYGLQFHLEFTETMIQRLATEAESRAYVTGAGVDPKALVRDAAQHVRRLGPVVEKVFAEFFAQCGL
- a CDS encoding alkaline phosphatase family protein encodes the protein MRALLALAWLLACSLRAAADAPPRPHVYLVIVDGLAARVADAAHMPRLFEAVAHEPAHSSLFPDAHAVMPARTNPNHVTLLTGAYPDAHGITGNAYRSRAPGAPPEKLDNAALIKVETLFTVAETDQPSLATMAALGKPKLARLFAGVPARQRAPDMLWSPERLPPARRDPASGYAPDAETMGAVLALAAAAEPDLAVLNLSDVDRTGHARGPDGPEYVRAVAGADAAVGRLLDDLHARGRWDRSVVIVTADHGMSAVGPTPERPHPVISLEPVLRREMVRGVTVVADGGVEHVYAERVAAGAAAAGDAAEPLARVAALARAAPGVAEVLARLPVPDVPTLGAVHPDWHLDHPRTGELLLVAAPGHQFVDPFDPVEAGLLGNHGGPEDLAVPLVVTGGWAGLRAAPRGTPSPGSVDVAPTIAALLGLRVPRLLDGRAVPPARAGHPIAALLAQSPH
- a CDS encoding N-formylglutamate amidohydrolase; protein product: MTTSARLTILSGDGPLVLVAPHGGRRDAKRRPWAGGHLRVNDLHTASLTAELATLTGAAALINTEHDRNDVDLNRVSEAHERVPWFLERLAGLLDTALRRHGRATLLALHGWNVVEPVVDLGLGCAPGEDPFAAGRAAAVSPAFAASALPRLVAACRARGITATVGARYPARHRENLVQLFTRRYAEDGRPLVRALAALAPFVDAVQLELGIPLRWPGQWRARLVAACADALPALLGAPRPATEPPSGAAAAPPAAPLPRRLEFAGAALSGLVGLDAAGTGRLLLFPAGGDLVLFTGERLGRTAGGLRVEPSASGGLALRCDGPLLRFPDTTPFLDLETGLARARLVDGEIDLRFAPRHAHDGTAEFGTITGSVALDGVLEPVTARGFVEDGTPAGPWPRLRAALDLGDGARLALTLGLPGGQASGFLCRDGRHIAVAAARAALGPAEAPLARVTLELELADGSRRRLAARALHRLPVIRARGRAPVRVEFAACCLDDAPAPDPAGWLEVGGL